In the genome of Microcoleus vaginatus PCC 9802, the window CGATCGCCCGCCAGCTACAGCCATTATCAATCCCCGCTACTTCCCCCCAAACCACCAACTATTTAACCTCTCAGGAGTTGGAGTAGCCTACAAATTAGTTGAAGCATTATATCACACATTACCGGATATTCCGCAGCGCCCGCTCACAGATTTATTAGAATTAGTAGCGATCGGCTTAATTGCCGATTTAGTCCAACTTACAGGAGACAGCCGCTACCTAGCACAAATCGGCATCCAACAACTGCAAAAACAAATCGCAAATCCCACCCGCCCGGGAGTTGCAAAATTGCTCGAACTGTGCAAAAGATCGGGCGATCGCCCAACCGACATTTCCTTCGGCCTCGGCCCCCGAATCAACGCCGTCAGCCGCATTCAAGGATCAGCCAGCTTCTGCGTAGAACTCCTCACCAGCCGCGACAAAAAACGTTGCGAAGAACTAGCCAATTTAACCGAAATTGCCAACACCAGACGTAAATCTTTACAAAAAGATGTTGCCAAAGATGCCGCCAACAAACTAGCCAAACTCGACCTTTCAACTACTAGCGTCATCGTCCTCAGCGACCCGCAATGGCCCGTAGGTGTATTAGGATTAGTAGCGGGACAAATAGCCCAAGAATACGGCCGCCCGGTGATTTTATTCAGCACAGAAGGAAGCGAAAAAATTAATGAAAATTCCCCGGAAATGCAATTTACCTCCTTCTTAGATTCCGAATCACCAACACTTTCCCCATCCAAAATTGCCAGGGGCTCGGCGCGTTCCGCCAATCAAATCGACCTTTACCAATTAGTCAAAGATCAAGCGCATTTATTGCACAGATTTGGCGGTCATCCTTTCGCCGCCGGATTGAGTCTCCCAGTTGAAAATATCCCCCTATTTACCGATGCAGTTAATCAGCAACTGCGACAACAATACAGCACCGATAGTTTAACAGCCACCCCCATTCAAGCCGACTTAAAAATTACTGTCTCCGAATTAGGCAAAGACTTATTTCAAGAACTAAAATTGCTCGAACCTTGCGGTATGGGCAACCCCGCACCCAAATTGCTGATTGAAAACTGCTGGTTTGAGAATCTTTGGAATCAAAAAATTAAGGATTTGAAAGGGCAAAAAGTAGAATATATCAAAACAGAATTTACCATTAGGGACGAATCTAGCGATACGGGATTTCCCGGTATTTGGTGGGGACACAATCAAAATGAAGTTCCCCAAGGCCGCTGCGATGTCACCGTTGAACTCGATTTTAATACTTACAAATCGCGGTATGAAGTGCGCCTCGTATCAGTGCAAGAACGCACGGAAGACAACCAAATAAATTCTCAGACTCCAATAGATTGGATTGTAGACTGGCGCAATAGAAATAACGATGAAGAGTTATTAGGCGCTAGCACAAACTTAGAATCTCAAATGCCGATCGACAATCTAGTTTACAATTCCCAAAAAGCCGATCGCGAAAACTCGATCGTCCTCAAAGAATGCCCCGCAAGCTGGGACGAACTGCGGA includes:
- a CDS encoding single-stranded-DNA-specific exonuclease RecJ, which codes for MTETPQNWQNQPLPQPPAWLIQAVRNHAPELPGNYAATLLWYRGIQNPEQIPGFLNPQLYQPASPFEFGLEMNWAIERIQQARNSAEKVAIWGDFDADGITSTSVLWDGLGEFFAQDDQLTYYIPNRFTESHGLNIPGIDALAKSGISLIITCDTGSTNIAEIEYATSLNIDTIITDHHTLPDDRPPATAIINPRYFPPNHQLFNLSGVGVAYKLVEALYHTLPDIPQRPLTDLLELVAIGLIADLVQLTGDSRYLAQIGIQQLQKQIANPTRPGVAKLLELCKRSGDRPTDISFGLGPRINAVSRIQGSASFCVELLTSRDKKRCEELANLTEIANTRRKSLQKDVAKDAANKLAKLDLSTTSVIVLSDPQWPVGVLGLVAGQIAQEYGRPVILFSTEGSEKINENSPEMQFTSFLDSESPTLSPSKIARGSARSANQIDLYQLVKDQAHLLHRFGGHPFAAGLSLPVENIPLFTDAVNQQLRQQYSTDSLTATPIQADLKITVSELGKDLFQELKLLEPCGMGNPAPKLLIENCWFENLWNQKIKDLKGQKVEYIKTEFTIRDESSDTGFPGIWWGHNQNEVPQGRCDVTVELDFNTYKSRYEVRLVSVQERTEDNQINSQTPIDWIVDWRNRNNDEELLGASTNLESQMPIDNLVYNSQKADRENSIVLKECPASWDELRIWFRQAQHTQKKLAIAYTLPPLVPPQQICQQLIGIAKYLSRTNKPVTRQQLRQKLGISDTSLQLGFKTLTYLGFQIHYRDRAFHIARQAETAQQQDALDHIPKPLLDSQSIQFSVPNSPIAARFAAQFLAAVSEEQFRRKYFCEVPLSTIVSIARETVFQEDSTANPF